A single region of the Branchiostoma lanceolatum isolate klBraLanc5 chromosome 1, klBraLanc5.hap2, whole genome shotgun sequence genome encodes:
- the LOC136430379 gene encoding coiled-coil domain-containing protein 83-like, protein MGKKKKGGGKKGKKGKKKSGKGGGEENMSLREAILAFQIEVKNKAVEEFVAEINGLEDKNRRHKERNNRLKDEQALHIRTLLKQAKERDKELDQETVVGREKVDSTMKDKWKAIRSEDRSVEDLKTDIEEMEKELADQLKVVEYWRKYRDDGQYEHAKQIKLLEQELQDMQVNFDEMSSHLQRSLDLAKEKISNYMDLTLQQQRENASERAMTHLDKHSTQEVKDNDWLKHEAELHREEVRTLRKFVEVLEKENLTILSQLFECRIEDLKISRNFYLTQFSDSDALDEQTGMLEMDLAQLAIGKTPVDKLRPEEGSESTSSAGSERRSRPRSAVVKAVEERVFAIKARGEEEGEESSSSEEEVFAEHTDGRDMDALDNYLFFEEEDFEDYLQLGPLELKLLNVTGTKKPLHRPAKPSQEDIASGLTATPASQKRWPVTQEMMQTILSE, encoded by the exons AtggggaagaagaagaagggaggAGGGAAGAAGGGGAAGAAAGGGAAGAAGAAGTCTGGGAAGGGAGGAGGAGAGGAGAACATGAGCCTTCGAGAGGCCATCCTGGCCTTCCA AATTGAAGTGAAAAACAAGGCTGTGGAAGAGTTTGTAGCAGAGATCAACGGTCTGGAGGACAAAAACAGGCGGCACAAAGAAAGA AATAATCGTCTTAAAGACGAGCAGGCGCTGCACATCCGCACGCTCCTTAAGCAGGCGAAGGAGCGCGACAAGGAGCTGGATCAGGAGACGGTGGTGGGGAGGGAGAAGGTCGACTCCACCATGAAGGACAAGTGGAAGGCTATCAGGAGCGAGGACAGATCTGTGGAGG ATCTGAAGACAGACATAGAAGAGATGGAGAAGGAGCTGGCGGACCAGTTAAAGGTTGTGGAGTACTGGAGGAAGTACCGAGACGATGGACAATACGAACACGCCAAACAGATCAAACTGTTGGAACAGGAGCTCCAGGACATGCAg GTGAACTTTGATGAGATGTCGAGCCACCTGCAGCGGTCGTTAGACCTGGCCAAGGAGAAGATCTCCAACTACATGGACCTGACATTACAGCAGCAGAGGGAGAACGCCTCAGAG AGAGCCATGACCCACCTGGACAAACACAGCACCCAGGAGGTGAAGGACAACGACTGGCTCAAACATGAG GCTGAGCTTCACAGAGAAGAAGTGCGGACCCTGCGGAAGTTTGTGGAGGTTCTTGAGAAGGAGAACCTGACGATCCTCAGTCAGCTGTTCGAGTGCAGGATTGAGGACCTGAAAATATCAAG GAATTTCTACCTGACCCAGTTCAGCGACAGCGATGCGTTAGACGAGCAGACGGGGATGTTGGAGATGGACCTGGCTCAACTGGCCATCGGAAAAACTCCCGTGGACAAACTCAGACCAGAGGAGGGCAGTGAGTCCACCAGCTCCGCAG GATCAGAGAGAAGGTCCCGCCCCAGGAGTGCTGTGGTGAAGGCTGTGGAGGAGCGAGTGTTCGCCATCAAGGCTCgaggggaggaggagggggaggagtcttCTTCTTCAGAGGAGGAGGTGTTTGCGGAACACACAGACGGGAGGGACATGGACGCCTTAGACAACTATCTCTTCTTTGAGGAGGAGGATTTTGAG GACTACCTACAGTTGGGTCCTCTGGAGCTGAAGCTACTGAATGTGACGGGCACCAAGAAACCGCTGCACCGGCCAGCTAAGCCCAGTCAGGAGGACATAGCGTCGGGTCTTACTGCCACGCCTGCCAGTCAGAAGAGATGGCCTGTGACTCAGGAGATGATGCAGACTATTCTGTCTGAATAA
- the LOC136430392 gene encoding uncharacterized protein → MFSALLLGAAILFSTLTHDLAEAKVVVTSDIPCRPFHEIYPSGRELCEKMWDGSFVYETNRSRAYTMWFFDQDNPNDDVTRNLGLSPPSLCHLRYLHKDTPGPEPDTFAECHPWKENSCCTEDTVSSVQKIKESYGPEWHWDRCGPLTPACERFFVQEACFYECEPNAGLFRKYPDRHFNASDPSHNRWQMSGMPIWSDFCDAWHRACRNDQFCSHDDGNFFSCAATYTEEQAADGGTVVGIVFGCLVIVALIGVLGFLVFRERTGQPVFKPLEQQVS, encoded by the exons ATGTTCTCAGCCCTTCTCCTCGGTGCGGCCATCTTGTTCTCCACTCTGACTCATGACCTTGCGGAAGCCAAGGTCGTGGTGACCTCCGACATCCCCTGCAGGCCGTTCCATGAGATCTACCCCTCGGGAAGGGAGCTCTGCGAAAAGATGtgggacgggtcgtttgtgtacGAGACAAACCGATCCAGAGCGTACACCATGTGGTTCTTCGACCAGGACAATCCGAACGATGACGTAACCAGGAACCTCGGACTGAGCCCTCCCTCCCTCTGCCATCTCAGATATCTGCACAAG GATACCCCAGGTCCTGAACCAGACACATTTGCAGAATGTCACCCATGGAAGGAGAACTCCTGCTGTACTGAGGACACCGTGTCGAGCGTACAGAAAATTAAGGAGAGTTACGGCCCGGAGTGGCACTGGGACAGGTGCGGCCCCCTCACACCCGCCTGTGAACGCTTCTTCGTACAGGAGGCGTGTTTCTACGAATGTGAGCCAAACGCag GTCTCTTCCGAAAGTACCCAGACCGCCATTTCAACGCTTCGGACCCGAGTCACAACCGGTGGCAGATGTCGGGTATGCCCATCTGGTCAGACTTCTGCGACGCGTGGCACCGCGCATGTCGTAACGACCAGTTCTGTTCCCATGACGACGGAAACTTCTTTTCCTGCGCGGCAACGTACACAGAAGAGCAGGCGGCGGATGGAGGAACTGTTGTGGGGATCGTGTTCGGCTGTTTGGTCATTGTGGCTCTTATAGGGGTTCTTGGGTTCCTGGTTTTCAGAGAAAGAACAGGACAGCCTGTCTTTAAACCTCTAGAACAGCAGGTGTCCTAA
- the LOC136430404 gene encoding general transcription factor 3C polypeptide 6-like codes for MAQKQHDTEAEEYEEVEDESLVLVELTGIIDTDFLRTGSGQCKFVGIDSEQPVLQMDRYVFTGEYEDTVGTCVLFEEGSQDEDGDTQLTYMCHTAKKLAMTRSFLTSKNDDTDSMSFLREDNPYHRRAMKLASSCRLHVKPDKSASEGTASEVPSSSERPREGAEDVEMIEDIEPLKRVEDSGNRISEETQPEKDGDIFTTETVDVEKEKEMPSDR; via the exons ATGGCACAGAAACAGCACGACACAGAGGCGGAAGAGTACGAAGAAGTCGAGGATGAATCCCTGGTTCTTGTGGAGCTGACAGGAATCATTGACACGGACTTTTTACGGACGGGGTCCGGACAGTGCAAGTTTGTGGGGATAGACAGCGAACAGCCTGTGTTACAGATGGACAG GTACGTGTTCACAGGTGAGTATGAGGACACCGTCGGCACCTGTGTGCTGTTTGAGGAGGGGAGTCAGGACGAGGATGGAGACACCCAGCTGACGTACATGTGCCACACGGCCAAGAAACTAGCCATGACGAG ATCTTTCCTGACCAGTAAAAACGATGACACAGACTCCATGTCCTTCCTACGCGAGGACAACCCGTACCACAGACGCGCCATGAAGCTGGCCTCCTCCTGCAGACTGCACGTCAAACCTGACAAGTCAGCCAGCGAGGGGACGGCTTCGGAAGTACCCAGCAGCAGTGAGAGGCCGAGAGAAGGTGCTGAAGATGTAGAGATGATAGAAGACATTGAGCCATTGAAACGTGTAGAAGACAGTGGTAATAGAATAAGTGAGGAAACACAACCAGAGAAAGATGGAGACATTTTTACTACAGAAACTGTCGATgtagaaaaagagaaagaaatgcCCTCAGATAGATAA